The Methylomagnum ishizawai genome has a window encoding:
- a CDS encoding STAS domain-containing protein — protein sequence MNKIVLAELQTIENAGTLKQEVLAALDHPEPVSVDASQVGRIDTATLQLLAVLWQSARQAGKPPRLDRPSPEFQRVAGCLGLAGVFGLAGTAGDPPSR from the coding sequence ATGAACAAGATCGTATTGGCCGAGCTACAAACCATAGAGAATGCAGGGACACTCAAGCAAGAGGTCTTGGCCGCCCTGGACCACCCCGAACCTGTGTCGGTGGATGCTTCCCAAGTCGGGCGGATCGATACCGCCACCCTGCAATTGCTGGCCGTGCTATGGCAGAGCGCCCGCCAGGCCGGGAAGCCGCCCCGCCTGGACCGGCCTTCGCCCGAGTTCCAAAGGGTCGCGGGTTGCTTGGGTTTGGCCGGCGTGTTCGGTCTCGCCGGGACGGCCGGCGATCCTCCGTCCCGTTGA
- a CDS encoding chemotaxis protein CheW yields MNTLVASAGAETGAFNQCLTFELAGEPYAVDILKVREIKGWEPARQLPEAPPYIKGVINLRGTILPIMDLRERFGMARGEYTATTVIVILGLESPAGEEQALGIVVDAVSDVLDVRPDAVRPPPALGAAVQMRYLKGILPGERMTMLLNADALLSERDWDGIEAQLA; encoded by the coding sequence ATGAATACCCTCGTGGCCAGCGCCGGGGCCGAAACCGGCGCGTTCAACCAATGCCTGACTTTCGAGCTGGCGGGCGAACCCTATGCGGTCGATATCCTCAAGGTCCGCGAGATCAAGGGCTGGGAGCCGGCCCGGCAATTGCCGGAAGCGCCCCCGTATATCAAGGGTGTCATCAACCTCAGGGGCACCATCCTGCCGATCATGGACCTGCGCGAGCGCTTCGGCATGGCGCGGGGCGAATATACCGCCACCACGGTGATCGTGATCTTGGGCTTGGAATCCCCGGCGGGCGAGGAGCAGGCGCTGGGCATCGTGGTGGACGCGGTGTCCGATGTGCTGGATGTGCGGCCCGACGCGGTGCGTCCGCCACCGGCCTTGGGGGCGGCGGTCCAGATGCGCTATCTCAAGGGCATCCTACCCGGCGAGCGCATGACCATGCTGTTGAACGCCGATGCCTTGCTGTCCGAGCGCGACTGGGACGGGATCGAGGCGCAGCTGGCCTAG
- a CDS encoding methyl-accepting chemotaxis protein, translating into MKTNLPVTDVERPLVEGTLIVSKTDPKGVITYANAEFIEISGFTEQELLGQSHNIVRHPDMPSAVFRELWDALKAGKAWVGLLKNRCKNGDFYWVRANITPLWERSELVGYLSVRTRPERAEVEVATERYRRMNAGETLEPPLIQRLNPLPRLSMRALGWMAGLLLLAGAFIPAGLLWAGDAAGPGLRGLGVGAALALALPGGALLAYILKRITVSVGHVAENLMEIAQGNFTSKLEAEGNDECAMAINALRCTQTRLGFDVAELRRVADEASRIKTALDHASAGVMVADEEFRIIYMNRAVQAMFKRAEPDLRKVLPSFDADQILGANIDAFHPHPEHQRRLLAGLRDIHRSEIGVAGRSFSFIANPVIDGRGKRIGTVMEWDDRTDQVAVEEQVSTLLTAFRVGDLHHRIDVEGRTGFTRRMGEGLNLVAEDVELSLKDFGRVIRGMAEGDLTRRTSYDAYEGVYAEFRANLMQSQAKLSEVFGQIRQAADFIYNSSQEIAAGNNNLSQRAEEQAASLEQTASSMEQLTSTVNQNAENAIAANQVSNVARDLAQKGGDVVERAVAAMRDINGSSAKIANIIGTIDEIAFQTNLLALNASVEAARAGEQGRGFAVVATEVRNLAQRSAKAAKESRELIQNSLDKVGTGSALVTQSGGMLNDIVDSVKKTGDLVSEIAAASREQAQGIQQINGAVAQMDEITQQNASLAEQASAASVSMCEQAKNMVQLVGFFKTEEAAQAKRPAKVAAATLDFSMARSKHLAWKVRIRDFLAGRESLTMAQAVSHRDCDLGKWLYSTGLKQYGHLREMRELEVEHEKMHGLVRTIIDKQQRGDHLAAEADFRELQGLSDEIVALLTVVEKRGSLSRSPESPDAKPRVHSPPPAPAAVPKTVAAGGTGDEWEEF; encoded by the coding sequence ATGAAAACCAACCTGCCGGTCACCGATGTCGAGCGCCCCCTGGTCGAGGGCACCCTCATCGTCAGCAAAACCGATCCCAAGGGCGTCATCACCTACGCCAACGCCGAATTCATTGAAATCAGCGGCTTCACCGAACAGGAACTCCTGGGCCAGAGCCACAACATCGTGCGCCACCCTGACATGCCATCGGCGGTATTCCGGGAATTGTGGGACGCGCTTAAAGCGGGCAAGGCCTGGGTCGGCCTCCTCAAGAACCGCTGCAAGAACGGCGATTTCTACTGGGTGCGGGCCAATATCACGCCGTTGTGGGAAAGGAGCGAACTGGTCGGCTACCTGTCGGTGCGGACCCGGCCGGAACGCGCCGAGGTCGAGGTGGCCACCGAGCGCTACCGGCGTATGAACGCGGGCGAGACCCTCGAACCCCCTTTGATCCAGCGCTTGAACCCATTGCCCCGGCTGTCGATGCGCGCGCTCGGGTGGATGGCCGGGTTGCTGCTGTTGGCGGGGGCGTTCATACCGGCGGGGCTGTTGTGGGCGGGCGATGCCGCCGGTCCCGGCCTGCGCGGCCTGGGCGTGGGGGCGGCGTTGGCGTTGGCGCTTCCGGGCGGGGCTTTGCTGGCTTATATCCTTAAGCGGATCACGGTGTCCGTGGGGCATGTGGCCGAAAATCTCATGGAAATCGCCCAGGGCAATTTCACCAGCAAGCTGGAAGCCGAGGGCAACGATGAATGCGCCATGGCCATCAATGCCCTGCGCTGCACCCAGACCCGGCTCGGCTTCGATGTGGCCGAACTCCGGCGGGTGGCGGACGAAGCCTCGCGCATCAAGACCGCGCTCGACCATGCCAGCGCCGGCGTGATGGTGGCCGACGAGGAGTTCCGCATCATCTATATGAACCGGGCGGTGCAAGCCATGTTCAAACGGGCCGAACCCGATTTGCGCAAGGTGCTTCCCAGCTTCGACGCGGACCAAATCCTGGGCGCGAACATCGACGCCTTCCATCCGCATCCCGAACACCAGCGGCGGTTGCTGGCCGGGCTGAGGGATATCCACCGCAGCGAGATCGGCGTCGCCGGGCGGAGCTTCTCCTTCATCGCCAATCCGGTGATCGATGGGCGCGGCAAGCGCATCGGCACCGTGATGGAGTGGGACGACCGCACCGACCAGGTGGCCGTGGAGGAGCAGGTCAGCACGCTGCTGACCGCGTTCCGGGTCGGCGATTTACATCACCGCATCGATGTCGAGGGCCGGACCGGCTTCACCCGGCGCATGGGCGAGGGGCTGAACCTGGTGGCCGAGGACGTGGAACTGTCCCTCAAGGATTTTGGCCGGGTGATCCGCGGCATGGCCGAGGGCGACCTGACCCGGCGCACCAGCTACGACGCCTACGAGGGCGTCTATGCCGAATTCCGCGCGAACCTGATGCAGTCCCAGGCCAAGCTGAGCGAAGTGTTCGGCCAGATCCGCCAAGCCGCCGATTTCATCTACAACTCCTCGCAGGAAATCGCCGCCGGCAACAACAACCTCTCGCAACGTGCCGAGGAACAAGCCGCCAGCTTGGAACAGACCGCCTCCAGCATGGAGCAGTTGACCAGCACCGTGAACCAGAACGCCGAGAACGCCATCGCCGCCAACCAGGTTTCGAACGTCGCCCGAGACTTGGCGCAAAAGGGCGGGGACGTGGTGGAACGGGCCGTGGCCGCGATGCGCGACATCAACGGCAGCAGCGCCAAGATCGCCAATATCATCGGCACCATCGACGAAATCGCCTTCCAGACCAACCTCCTGGCCTTGAACGCCTCGGTGGAGGCGGCGCGGGCGGGCGAGCAGGGCCGTGGCTTCGCGGTGGTGGCGACCGAGGTGCGCAATCTCGCCCAGCGCAGCGCCAAGGCCGCCAAGGAAAGCCGCGAGCTGATCCAGAACAGCTTGGACAAGGTCGGCACCGGCTCCGCCTTGGTGACCCAATCCGGCGGGATGCTCAACGACATCGTGGACAGCGTGAAGAAGACCGGCGACCTGGTGTCCGAGATCGCCGCCGCCAGCCGCGAACAGGCCCAGGGCATCCAGCAGATCAACGGGGCCGTGGCGCAGATGGATGAAATCACCCAGCAGAACGCCTCCCTGGCCGAACAGGCGTCGGCGGCCAGCGTGTCCATGTGCGAGCAGGCCAAGAACATGGTGCAGTTGGTGGGCTTCTTCAAGACCGAGGAAGCGGCCCAGGCCAAGCGCCCGGCCAAGGTCGCCGCCGCGACCTTGGATTTCTCGATGGCCCGCAGCAAGCATCTGGCCTGGAAGGTCCGTATCCGCGACTTCCTCGCCGGCCGGGAGTCCTTGACGATGGCCCAGGCGGTTTCGCACCGGGATTGCGACCTGGGGAAATGGCTGTATTCGACCGGGTTGAAGCAATACGGCCATCTGCGCGAGATGCGCGAGTTGGAGGTCGAGCATGAAAAGATGCATGGCTTGGTGCGCACCATCATCGACAAGCAACAGCGTGGCGACCATCTGGCCGCCGAGGCCGATTTCCGCGAACTCCAAGGCTTGTCGGACGAGATCGTGGCCTTGCTGACCGTGGTCGAAAAGCGCGGCAGCCTGAGCCGGTCGCCGGAATCCCCCGATGCCAAGCCGCGGGTCCATAGCCCGCCGCCCGCGCCCGCCGCGGTCCCGAAAACGGTGGCGGCGGGCGGCACGGGCGATGAATGGGAGGAGTTTTGA
- a CDS encoding chemotaxis protein CheW codes for MDEQAHAQAQGRPVGGPQHLTFVLGAEEYAVDILRVREIRGWEPVSRIPNAPGYEKGVINLRGAIVPILDLRQRFEVGQPVYTPTTVVVILQTQQERGDKIMGVVVDAVADVVDLPRDAVQPAPDFGGGVGAEFVKGIASLDGRMVALLDVDKLLRLEERPVLTQAQAQAELSAHH; via the coding sequence ATGGACGAACAGGCACACGCACAGGCGCAGGGCCGGCCGGTCGGCGGCCCGCAACATCTCACCTTCGTGCTGGGCGCGGAGGAATACGCGGTGGATATCCTGAGGGTCCGGGAAATCCGGGGCTGGGAGCCGGTCTCGCGGATTCCCAACGCGCCGGGCTATGAAAAAGGCGTCATCAACCTGCGGGGGGCCATCGTGCCGATCCTGGACCTCAGGCAACGCTTCGAGGTCGGGCAGCCGGTCTACACGCCCACCACGGTGGTGGTGATCCTGCAAACCCAGCAGGAGCGGGGCGACAAGATCATGGGCGTGGTGGTGGACGCCGTGGCCGATGTGGTCGATCTGCCGCGGGACGCGGTACAGCCCGCGCCGGATTTCGGCGGTGGCGTCGGGGCCGAATTCGTCAAGGGCATCGCTTCCCTCGATGGCCGCATGGTGGCCTTGCTCGATGTGGACAAGCTGTTGCGCCTGGAAGAGCGGCCCGTCCTGACCCAGGCCCAGGCCCAGGCCGAACTCTCGGCCCATCACTAG
- a CDS encoding chemotaxis protein CheA, giving the protein MAIDLAQFHQVFFEESLEGLAIMESGLLGLGTGGADPEAINAIFRAAHSMKGGSATFGFTAVADFAHHLETLLDEMREGRRPVTAQAVEALLGAVDCLRDMLGASQSGRPVDRAAVAIHQAALERLLADGAVGATAPAIDRDEGWQIVFSPHRDLFRSGNDPVRIFRELAGLGRLEVDAELGFLPSADELDIEDCYLAWELKLYGKVARADIDEAFAWVEDHCDLAVRPLAELAALAAVPVPPEAAPAAAVQPASVPPPATAETGTKNVGGGSIRVDTAKIDQLINLCGELVITQSMLGLLGETFTMDRLEQLQSGLAQLERHTRALQESVMNIRMLPISFVFSRMPRLVHDISGKLGKRVELRLMGEQTELDKTVIEQIADPLMHLVRNCLDHGIESPHERVVAGKSDTGLILLNAYHRGGNIVIEVSDDGRGLDAPRIFAKAVERGLLEPHAHPPPAQLYDLIFHPGFSTAEQVTEVSGRGVGMDVVRRNIEALGGRIELKTQPGRGSTFSIHLPLTLAILDGQTVAVGKEIYIAPLVSIIESISLTEDKLNTFTGKGETFRLRGEYLPIIRLHEVFGVEGGHAVKLTDGLLMVVEGQGLKCGLFVDNVLSQQQVVIKSLEENYRRVEGISGATILGDGSVALILDIPGLVRLARQERPVQTRH; this is encoded by the coding sequence ATGGCCATCGACTTGGCTCAGTTTCATCAGGTCTTTTTCGAGGAAAGCCTCGAAGGACTGGCGATCATGGAGAGTGGCCTGCTGGGCCTCGGAACCGGCGGCGCCGATCCCGAGGCGATCAACGCCATCTTCCGGGCGGCCCATTCCATGAAGGGCGGCAGCGCCACTTTTGGCTTCACCGCAGTGGCGGATTTCGCCCATCACTTGGAAACCTTGCTGGACGAGATGCGCGAAGGGCGGCGGCCCGTGACCGCCCAGGCGGTCGAGGCGCTCTTGGGGGCGGTGGACTGCCTGCGCGATATGCTGGGGGCCAGCCAGTCCGGCCGGCCCGTGGACCGGGCGGCGGTGGCGATCCACCAAGCGGCCTTGGAGCGGTTGCTGGCGGACGGTGCGGTGGGCGCGACGGCCCCGGCCATCGACCGGGACGAGGGTTGGCAGATCGTTTTCAGCCCGCACCGCGACCTGTTCCGCAGCGGCAACGATCCGGTCCGGATTTTCCGCGAACTGGCCGGGTTGGGGCGTCTGGAAGTCGACGCCGAACTGGGGTTCCTGCCCAGCGCCGACGAACTGGATATCGAGGACTGCTATCTCGCCTGGGAACTCAAGCTATATGGCAAGGTGGCCCGCGCCGATATCGACGAAGCCTTCGCCTGGGTCGAGGACCACTGCGATTTGGCGGTGCGGCCCTTGGCGGAATTGGCGGCGCTGGCGGCGGTGCCGGTGCCGCCGGAAGCCGCGCCGGCCGCGGCGGTCCAACCCGCATCGGTCCCGCCGCCCGCGACCGCCGAGACCGGCACCAAAAACGTCGGCGGCGGTTCGATCCGGGTGGATACCGCCAAGATCGACCAATTGATCAACCTCTGCGGCGAATTGGTCATCACCCAATCCATGCTGGGCCTCCTGGGCGAAACCTTCACCATGGACCGGCTGGAGCAGTTGCAAAGCGGCCTGGCCCAACTCGAACGCCATACCCGCGCCCTGCAAGAGAGCGTGATGAATATCCGCATGTTGCCGATCAGCTTCGTGTTCAGCCGGATGCCGCGGCTGGTCCACGATATCAGCGGCAAGCTCGGGAAGCGCGTCGAACTCCGGCTGATGGGCGAACAGACCGAACTGGACAAGACCGTGATCGAGCAGATCGCCGACCCGCTCATGCACCTGGTGCGCAACTGCCTGGACCACGGCATCGAATCCCCCCACGAGCGCGTGGTGGCGGGCAAATCCGATACCGGCCTGATCCTGCTCAACGCCTACCACCGCGGCGGCAATATCGTCATCGAAGTGTCCGACGACGGGCGCGGCCTGGACGCGCCCCGGATTTTCGCCAAGGCGGTGGAGCGCGGCCTGTTGGAACCCCACGCCCATCCGCCGCCCGCCCAGCTCTACGATTTGATCTTCCATCCGGGCTTTTCCACGGCGGAGCAAGTGACCGAGGTGTCCGGGCGCGGGGTGGGCATGGACGTGGTGCGGCGCAATATCGAAGCCCTGGGCGGGCGCATCGAACTCAAGACCCAGCCTGGCCGGGGGTCCACCTTCTCCATCCACCTGCCCTTGACCCTGGCCATCCTGGACGGGCAGACCGTGGCCGTGGGCAAGGAAATCTATATCGCGCCCCTGGTGTCCATCATCGAATCGATCAGCCTCACCGAGGACAAGCTCAACACCTTCACCGGCAAGGGCGAGACCTTCCGCCTGCGCGGCGAATACCTGCCCATCATCCGCCTGCACGAAGTGTTCGGGGTCGAGGGCGGCCACGCCGTCAAGCTGACCGACGGGCTGTTGATGGTGGTGGAGGGTCAGGGCTTGAAATGCGGCCTGTTCGTGGACAACGTGCTGAGCCAGCAACAGGTCGTCATCAAATCGCTGGAGGAGAACTACCGGCGGGTCGAGGGTATTTCCGGCGCGACCATCCTGGGCGATGGTTCGGTGGCTTTGATCCTGGACATTCCGGGGCTGGTGCGGCTGGCCCGGCAGGAGCGTCCCGTGCAAACGAGGCATTGA
- a CDS encoding response regulator, which produces MMRSILTVDDSASMRQMVVFTLKGAGYEVVEASDGVEALGKAKSRKVDLVITDLNMPNKDGIALIRELRAMPDYKFTPILMLTTESGDAKKQAGKAAGATGWIVKPFNPDQLLKTVGKVLG; this is translated from the coding sequence ATTATGCGGAGCATACTGACTGTGGATGATTCGGCCTCGATGCGGCAGATGGTGGTTTTCACGCTCAAGGGCGCGGGCTACGAGGTGGTCGAGGCCAGCGACGGCGTCGAGGCGCTGGGCAAGGCCAAGTCCCGCAAGGTGGATTTGGTGATCACCGACCTCAACATGCCCAACAAGGACGGCATCGCGCTGATCCGGGAATTGCGGGCGATGCCGGATTATAAGTTCACCCCGATCCTGATGCTGACCACCGAATCCGGCGACGCCAAGAAACAGGCGGGCAAGGCGGCCGGGGCGACCGGCTGGATCGTCAAGCCCTTCAATCCCGACCAGCTCCTCAAAACCGTCGGCAAGGTGTTGGGCTAG